The proteins below are encoded in one region of Helianthus annuus cultivar XRQ/B chromosome 2, HanXRQr2.0-SUNRISE, whole genome shotgun sequence:
- the LOC110884094 gene encoding NAC domain-containing protein 82, giving the protein MARLTLAPGFRFKPTDEILVVYYLKRKILGKRIASNAVAEVNIYDFCPWDLPDKSSLKSGDLEWYFFCPKSKKDSGGVRANRATETGFWKGTGKDRYVEYRGRTVATIKTLVFYLGRAKDGKRTDWVLHEYRMDDKQLADAGVIQDTYVLCRLFKKSGAGPKNGAEYGAPFNENEWDDDLVSSIDSQAVVGLVGVSITTDRKQTEPGSSIVTISATEPTSTLNYKQEGLATTNIAEPGTSGVTLSATEPTNIAEPGTSGVTLPEAQILKSVSVESIPEVPETSILMESIQEVPEFPILKMIPVYANDPCFLPPSFGIPDLDYTSLNLIRDPYLFLTIESSDSTSITDPDLEDLNYPMKPSVL; this is encoded by the exons ATGGCAAGATTAACCCTCGCTCCGGGATTTCGCTTTAAACCTACGGATGAAATTTTGGTCGTGTACTACCTCAAGAGGAAGATATTGGGGAAAAGAATCGCTTCCAATGCTGTTGCAGAGGTCAACATATATGATTTCTGTCCATGGGATCTTCCAG ATAAATCCTCTTTGAAAAGTGGAGACTTAGAGTGGTACTTTTTCTGCCCTAAATCAAAAAAGGATTCAGGTGGTGTTAGGGCCAATCGTGCCACTGAAACTGGGTTCTGGAAAGGTACTGGGAAAGACAGATACGTTGAATATAGAGGAAGAACCGTTGCAACAATCAAGACATTAGTTTTTTATTTAGGTCGTGCTAAAGATGGCAAAAGAACAGATTGGGTACTTCACGAGTATAGAATGGACGATAAGCAATTGGCTGATGCAGGGGTCATTCAG GATACATATGTGCTTTGTAGGTTATTTAAGAAAAGCGGCGCAGGGCCAAAAAACGGCGCAGAGTATGGTGCACCATTCAATGAAAACGAGTGGGATGATGATCTGGTCAGTAGCATTGATTCTCAAGCCGTTGTTGGTCTAGTTGGTGTTTCCATCACAACAGATCGTAAACAGACTGAACCAGGGTCATCTATTGTCACAATTTCTGCAACGGAGCCTACAAGCACACTAAACTACAAGCAGGAAGGTTTAGCTACAACAAACATTGCGGAACCAGGTACATCTGGTGTCACACTTTCTGCAACCGAACCTACAAACATTGCGGAACCAGGTACATCTGGTGTCACACTTCCTGAGGCTCAAATTTTGAAGTCTGTATCTGTGGAGTCCATACCAGAGGTCCCTGAGACTTCAATTTTGATGGAGTCCATACAAGAGGTCCCTGAGTTTCCAATTTTGAAGATGATACCTGTGTATGCTAATGATCCATGTTTCCTACCTCCAAGTTTTGGAATCCCAGACTTGGATTATACTAGTCTAAACCTAATCCGTGATCCATATCTTTTTCTAACCATTGAATCCTCGGATTCTACTTCTATAACGGATCCCGATTTGGAAGACTTAAATTATCCAATGAAACCTTCGGTGTTGTAA
- the LOC110880690 gene encoding zinc finger MYM-type protein 1-like, which translates to MPSVPKYKYLSGSQKRKKKKLEEDKRKAGKVKQKHIHKFFSKQPQSSSSSADAHVGEDDSNVNVDEANVVEDNVTLNVDEVNVGEDDVNVNVDEANVGDDDVNVDMDKDEDDVNANVDEANVDKDDANANPSIDIFDPRTWDGLNSNLINDLVMKGPKRDLTIDKGPVDKLGRRFSRVMYTRILSNREKLDREWLHALQGLKEHEVSFEHLKNMNKLFEIRERLECNKTIDKVAYEQFKKERDYWKEVIFRIIALVKFLAKHGLPFRGSNEKLYQHSNGNFLGLVEMLEEFDPIMKEHVRRIMSDELHIHYIGHNIQNELIQLLAHQVKTGIIKKIKQAKYYSIILDCTPDTSHQEQMSIIVRYVNFNSNSVTVEESFLRFLVVDDTTGKGLFEVTSKELESLGLDINDMRGQCYDNGANMKGKHSGVQRRFLEKNPRALYSACGCHSLNLVLCDMANTITKSREFFGTIQRIYTIFANSINRWQILKENVKGLTLKSLSTTRWESRVDSIKPVRTQLVDVKKALKEVRASDKDPKIQSEAKSLEKHEVGDYEFLVQIIIWYEILSNVNLVSKRLQSKDVVLDVAINEVAKLIKYFKNYREVGFSKAIDEAIEIANELGVDAEFPKKRVIRRKKQFDENSSVDEVIFSLDEDFKVNYFLCIVDQAISSLQTRFDQYQEFENLWGFFFPKKLKTLDEANLKSCCFRLQEALKYKEESDIDANELYLELKLIETFLPSYIVSPFDALNNVKRLGHFPNAINAYKVLLTIPVTVASTERSFSKLKLLKTYLRSTMSQERLNGLAMISIENEILEGMEYKDLIESFASKNARRAARFA; encoded by the exons ATGCCTTCGGTTCCCAAATACAAATATTTATCCGGTAGTCAAAAACGTAAAAAGAAGAAGCTAGAGGAGGACAAAAGAAAGGCCGGCAAAGTAAAACAAAAACACATACacaagtttttctcaaaacaaCCTCAAAGTTCTAGTTCTAGTGCGGATGCTCATGTAGGTGAAGATGATAGTAATGTTAATGTGGATGAAGCTAACGTGGTTGAAGATAACGTTACTTTAAATGTGGATGAAGTTAACGTGGGTGAAGATGATGTTAATGTTAATGTGGATGAAGCTAATGTGGGTGACGATGATGTTAATGTTGATATGGATAAGGATGAAGATGATGTTAATGCTAATGTAGATGAAGCTAATGTAGATAAAGATGATGCTAATGCCAATCCTAGTATTGATATTTTTGATCCTAGAACTTGGGATGGGCTTAATTCTAACTTGATTAATGATTTGGTTATGAAAGGTCCAAAAAGAGATTTGACTATTGATAAGGGTCCCGTGGATAAACTTGGAAGACGATTTTCAAGAGTCATGTACACTAGAATTCTATCAAATAGGGAGAAGCTTGATAGAGAATGGCTA CATGCTTTGCAAGGTCTAAAAGAGCATGAAGTTAGCTTTGAACATCTCAAGAATATGAATAAATTGTTTGAAATACGTGAAAGGCTGGAATGCAACAAAACAATTGATAAAGTAGCATATGAGCAATTTAAAAAAGAAAGAGATTATTGGAAAGAAGTCATTTTTAGGATTATTGCGCTTGTGAAATTTCTTGCTAAACATGGTTTACCATTTCGCGGATCAAATGAGAAGTTGTATCAACATAGCAATGGAAACTTTTTGGGATTGGTTGAGATGTTGGAAGAGTTTGACCCGATTATGAAAGAGCATGTGCGACGTATCATGAGTGATGAACTCCATATACATTATATTGGGCACAATATCCAAAATGAGTTAATACAATTACTTGCTCATCAAGTTAAAACAGGAATCATCAAAAAGATAAAACAAGCAAAGTATTACTCCATAATACTCGATTGCACCCCCGATACAAGTCACCAAGAACAAATGTCCATAATAGTGAGGTATGTGAATTTTAACTCTAATTCTGTGACCGTTGAGGAATCTTTTTTAAGGTTTTTGGTTGTTGATGATACTACCGGTAAAGGACTTTTTGAAGTTACATCTAAGGAATTAGAGTCTCTAGGTCTTGATATCAATGATATGCGTGGTCAATGCTATGATAATGGAGCAAACATGAAGGGAAAACATAGTGGAGTTCAAAGGAGATTCTTAGAAAAAAATCCTAGAGCATTGTATAGTGCTTGTGGTTGTCATAGCCTTAATCTTGTATTGTGTGATATGGCTAACACTATTACAAAGTCTAGAGAATTTTTTGGAACAATACAACGGATTTATACTATCTTTGCCAATTCTATTAATAGGTGGCAAATATTGAAAGAGAATGTTAAAGGATTAACTCTTAAGTCATTGTCTACCACTCGTTGGGAAAGTCGTGTAGATAGTATTAAGCCTGTTAGAACTCAACTTGTAGATGTAAAAAAAGCTTTAAAAGAAGTTCGGGCATCCGATAAAGATCCTAAAATTCAAAGCGAAGCCAAATCACTTGAAAAGCATGAGGTTGGTGACTATGAATTTTTGGTACaaatcatcatctggtatgaaATATTATCAAATGTGAATCTGGTTAGCAAAAGGTTGCAATCAAAGGATGTGGTTCTTGATGTTGCTATTAATGAAGTGGCCAAATTgattaaatacttcaaaaattATAGAGAAGTGGGGTTTTCTAAGGCAATTGATGAAGCTATAGAAATTGCTAATGAATTGGGTGTTGATGCAGAATTCCCTAAAAAACGTGTGATACGTAGGAAAAAACAATTTGATGAGAATTCAAGTGTAGACGAAGTTATATTTTCACTCGATGAGGATTTTAAAGTCAATTACTTTTTATGTATTGTTGATCAAGCTATAAGTTCTCTTCAAACAAGATTCGATCAATACCAAGAATTCGAAAATTTATGGGGTTTTTTCTTTCCTAAAAAGTTGAAGACACTTGATGAAGCCAATCTTAAGTCTTGTTGTTTTCGTCTTCAAGAAGCATTGAAATATAAAGAAGAATCGGACATTGATGCTAATGAACTTTATTTGGAGTTGAAGTTGATCGAGACATTCTTACCTAGTTACATTGTCAGCCCTTTTGATGCTTTAAACAATGTCAAGCGGCTTGGTCATTTTCCTAATGCCATAAATGCATATAAAGTGCTTTTGACAATTCCGGTAACGGTGGCATCGACGGAACGAAGCTTTTCAAAATTGAAGTTGTTGAAGACTTATTTACGATCGACAATGTCCCAAGAAAGACTTAACGGATTGGCGATGATATCTATTGAAAACGAAATATTAGAAGGTATGGAATATAAAGACTTGATCGAAAGTTTTGCTTCCAAAAACGCTAGGAGAGCCGCGCGATTCGCGTAA